One region of Oncorhynchus mykiss isolate Arlee chromosome 8, USDA_OmykA_1.1, whole genome shotgun sequence genomic DNA includes:
- the LOC110529790 gene encoding zinc finger protein 184 yields the protein MLARHHGTQEAFGVMEKTPQSKNYQCVTCLKCFSAPSKLQRHILSHTGQRPFVCHLCEKAFRQLAHLKLHINTHLYPKHIERKNNVKSSFHPSGYENDPPIKIDNSNACLQTGSLDTFGAEVGISPTAPVDRVEEKSLCSSRCTTELNRLHSVVERFEKQHIKDEATRNHDDWSEPEKQTLHEDRSSRDETVAKHTKIIENSNSHKCPECFKCFSAPSKLKRHCLIHTGQKPFQCYLCRRAFRQLAHLKVHYSIHSGVAKSRNSSLPRQSLISISQPQRSKTWPRNYPCIMCGRRFKQKRHLIVHQQTHKVSETAVYPRKLNNTSKAYLPPQTNCASKVYFQNSKSSITYNTELNGKRQLDVVEGLYNLSEILHDGVKHASQEHIDLTRSSDNRNKLLVSNRTDHTHTSTRKVRGNQCMICLKKFDYPSKLSRHLLVHMGIKPFGCTVCSKSFRQLCHLQTHMKAHHIKSDFFSKRVEDTPDQPGDIILKNKPVSAVKRNQSEHLDQVSQPREASRGINEVDCFLSQYVLPVRPTFSHCSTDSLSNYGAQQPAWNPSEKLLPGLDTDTDRKSSAEPISLRQGHETDYKKTSDVFDSTPTHHSLIGKSKQRSCILQKKPTIHGRGRYCCPVCSKRFGAPSKLQRHSLVHTGQRSYQCPTCPKTFRQKAHLKVHQSVHEQGKEAQPSISHNEDRQTKSLSRLKRTPCSNGKDVVFRNRSENTLSSGSGLSAVPLAQFNCPPTNGVDSQTLLPVASRKSGVCQCMACLKKFDYPSKLSRHLLVHMGIKPFRCTVCSKSFRQLCHLQSHAKVHYNKATLHGDEQQRNINLAQLDIIPLEDGTVSEGHIFAAGLHQDEPGPSQGFGNYRQNGHGGESYNHFCLTESANQSTEIHRKHEPTPTPEQSEDVKSMKSENNWNFAEEKHVEKFPSHEYYGRQNHPQLPNWLSPYPYHQETTKNKQAHPIANQHVPYLEDRPNSQYGAKEEDGLEGGLRSELNVPYKSEPPNDLHVCAGCSQCFTTKRKLNHHRCSPRHLEKERQASSYQCAICFKSFEAPSKLKRHDVIHTGQRPFQCTLCGKAFTQAGHLKTHLQIHR from the coding sequence ATGCTAGCCAGGCATCATGGAACACAGGAGGCCTTCGGCGTTATGGAGAAGACGCCACAAAGCAAGAATTATCAGTGTGTCACATGCTTGAAATGCTTTTCTGCTCCATCCAAACTACAGAGGCACATCCTTTCGCACACAGGACAAAGACCATTTGTGTGTCACCTCTGTGAAAAGGCATTTAGGCAATTAGCACACCTGAAACTCCATATTAACACACACCTTTATCCAAAACATATTGAACGGAAGAACAATGTAAAGTCTAGCTTTCATCCAAGTGGATATGAAAATGACCCTCCTATAAAGATAGATAACTCAAATGCATGTTTGCAGACAGGCTCCTTGGACACATTTGGTGCAGAGGTGGGCATCAGTCCAACTGCACCTGTCGACAGAGTTGAGGAAaaatctctctgttcctctcgcTGCACCACTGAACTCAATCGCCTACACTCTGTGGTCGAGAGGTTTGAGAAGCAGCACATAAAAGACGAGGCAACGAGGAACCACGATGACTGGAGTGAACCTGAGAAACAGACACTGCATGAGGATAGATCCTCCAGAGATGAAACAGTGGCCAAACATACAAAAATAATTGAGAATTCAAACTCTCATAAATGCCCTGAGTGCTTTAAGTGCTTCAGCGCCCCGTCCAAATTAAAGAGGCACTGCCTGATTCACACAGGCCAGAAACCATTTCAGTGCTACCTATGCCGACGTGCTTTTAGGCAGCTGGCCCATCTAAAGGTACACTACAGCATTCACTCTGGGGTCGCCAAGTCGCGGAACTCTTCACTACCACGACAAAGTCTCATATCTATTTCCCAACCCCAGCGGTCAAAAACCTGGCCAAGGAACTATCCATGTATCATGTGTGGAAGGAGATTTAAACAGAAGAGACATTTGATAGTCCACCAACAAACTCATAAAGTTTCAGAGACTGCTGTGTACCCTCGTAAGTTAAATAATACAAGTAAGGCCTACCTTCCCCCTCAAACTAATTGTGCTTCCAAAGTATATTTCCAAAACTCTAAAAGTTCTATAACGTACAACACAGAGCTGAATGGTAAGAGACAACTAGATGTAGTTGAAGGTTTATACAACTTATCAGAAATATTGCATGATGGTGTAAAACATGCATCACAGGAGCACATTGACCTCACTCGCTCCTCAGACAACAGAAACAAGTTGCTTGTGTCTAATCGCACAGACCATACACATACAAGCACGCGTAAGGTAAGGGGAAATCAGTGCATGATATGCCTGAAGAAGTTTGACTATCCCTCCAAACTCTCCCGACATCTGTTGGTCCACATGGGCATTAAGCCTTTCGGATGCACCGTCTGTAGTAAGTCCTTCAGGCAGCTCTGCCATCTACAGACTCACATGAAGGCCCACCACATAAAAAGTGATTTTTTTTCGAAAAGAGTAGAAGATACCCCCGACCAACCAGGGGATATTATATTAAAGAACAAGCCTGTTTCTGCGGTGAAGAGAAATCAAAGTGAACATTTAGACCAAGTTTCTCAACCTCGGGAAGCCAGCAGAGGCATCAATGAAGTTGATTGTTTCCTAAGCCAGTATGTTTTACCTGTCAGGCCTACCTTCAGTCATTGCTCCACTGACAGTCTCTCCAACTATGGTGCTCAACAACCTGCATGGAACCCCAGTGAGAAGCTGCTACCTGGACTGGACACTGACACAGACAGGAAGTCTTCAGCAGAGCCAATATCTCTCAGACAAGGACATGAGACAGACTACAAGAAGACCAGTGATGTATTTGACAGCACACCGACACACCATTCACTAATAGGCAAATCTAAACAAAGGAGTTGCATCTTACAAAAGAAACCCACAATCCATGGCAGAGGGCGCTATTGTTGCCCAGTTTGTTCAAAGCGCTTTGGCGCTCCATCCAAGCTACAGCGGCATTCCCTGGTTCACACAGGACAAAGGTCCTATCAGTGCCCCACTTGTCCCAAAACGTTTAGACAAAAAGCTCATCTGAAGGTGCACCAGTCTGTTCATGAACAAGGGAAAGAGGCTCAACCCTCTATTAGTCATAATGAAGACAGGCAGACCAAGTCTTTATCAAGACTGAAAAGGACCCCATGTTCAAATGGAAAGGACGTAGTCTTCCGTAATAGAAGTGAAAATACTTTATCGAGTGGCAGTGGtctctctgctgtccctctaGCTCAGTTCAACTGCCCCCCAACAAACGGCGTCGACAGCCAAACACTGCTTCCTGTTGCATCTAGGAAATCAGGGGTGTGCCAGTGCATGGCCTGTCTGAAGAAGTTTGACTATCCTTCTAAACTCTCCCGACATCTATTAGTCCACATGGGCATCAAGCCTTTCAGATGTACCGTCTGTAGTAAGTCCTTCAGACAACTCTGCCATCTACAGTCTCACGCGAAGGTCCACTATAATAAGGCCACACTGCATGGGGATGAACAACAGAGGAACATCAACTTGGCTCAACTGGACATTATTCCCCTAGAGGATGGGACTGTTTCGGAGGGACACATCTTTGCAGCAGGTCTTCATCAAGATGAACCTGGCCCAAGTCAAGGTTTTGGAAATTACAGACAAAATGGTCATGGTGGTGAATCATACAATCACTTCTGTTTAACAGAAAGCGCAAACCAATCAACAGAAATCCACAGAAAGCATGAACCAACCCCAACCCCTGAACAGTCAGAAGACGTGAAAAGCATGAAGTCAGAGAATAACTGGAATTTTGCTGAGGAGAAACACGTGGAAAAGTTTCCCTCGCATGAATATTATGGGCGGCAAAACCACCCCCAGCTTCCTAACTGGTTAAGCCCTTATCCATATCACCAAGAAACCACCAAAAACAAACAGGCACATCCTATTGCTAACCAACATGTTCCGTATCTGGAGGATAGACCTAATTCACAATACGGTGCTAAAGAGGAGGACGGGTTAGAGGGTGGCCTTAGGTCAGAGTTGAATGTTCCATATAAGTCAGAACCTCCCAACGACCTTCACGTCTGCGCAGGCTGTAGTCAGTGTTTTACCACCAAGAGGAAACTGAATCACCACAGGTGTTCTCCGAGACatttagagaaagagagacaggcgAGCTCGTATCAGTGCGCCATCTGTTTCAAAAGCTTCGAGGCTCCCTCGAAATTGAAAAGACACGATGTTATCCACACAGGCCAGAGGCCATTTCAGTGTACACTGTGTGGAAAGGCTTTCACCCAGGCAGGCCATTTAAAGACACACCTGCAAATCCACAGGTAA